The DNA sequence TAACACAGGAGTGATTATAGGTCCGTTAGTTGGAGCATTATTGGTTAAATTTGATCCAGTATACCCATTTACTATCGCAGGTATAGCTATGTTAGTTTTATCTTTTATTCTTTTTATCTATCGCAGTAGATATCCTAGAACTATTAAGGATAATCAAAAAGTATTATTAAGTTTGAAAGCCGCCATTTCAAATAAATTGTTTATATTATTTATATGTATAATGCCTTTGTTTTGGATCATGTTTGCTCAATTAAATATTTCATTTCCAATTAAAGCATATGATTTATCTGGTGATAAACAATTAGTGAGTTCCATTTTCATAATAAATGGGTTTTCGGGATTACTCTTAATGTTTTTTTTAAGAAAATTATTTATTAATCAAGATCCTATGATTATGGTGAAACTGGGTGTCTTGATTATGGGAGTAGCAATAGGGATGATTCCTCTTATGTCATCTATTTATTGGATGCTATTTTGTATTTTTCTTTATACGTTAGGAGAAACACTTGTACTGCCAGGAGCTGAAATGACGGTGGCACAATTTAGTGCTAACAAACCTGCAGGCTTGTTTTTCGGAATGTTTCAAGCCTGTTGGGCTTTTGGAGGTTCTTTAGGAAATTATCTTGGAGCTTGGTTAAATAAATTCAACCATATTTCCTGGTGTTGGTTAATATTTTTAGTGATAGGGGTTTTGGCTTCAATTTTATTTAATATGATACATCGTAGTATGAAGGAAAAAACCGAATTTGCAGAAAAACAAAATATTAGTTCATTAACTTGATTTAGAGTTACTTACATTTCATTTTGGTTATGTTCCATTTCACTTGTTTTTTTATATAAAAGTGTCTCACGCATAATTTACAAAATTGTATGTGTGCTCAATTGATGTTATAAGGGGTCACCATACATGCCCATCAACCTAAGATTTTGAATTGTCCCCAAAACGAAATTTCTATCTAAGAAATAAACCATTAAATGTAAAATTGAAATAAATGTATTTTATTTTAATTTCTTAAATACGTATAACCCCGTTCCAATTTTAGAACGGGGTTAAAATAAACTTTTTTAGTTTCTGGTGTGATATAATTCCATATTAAAAATATAATAACACACATTCGTTTAAATATGGTTTGGGTTATTCCACAATCACGCCTGATTGCTATAGATCAATAATTTTTTTGAGGTTCTCAATTTAACAGGGTAAATAGTGATTTATCGGTAATTGTTATGAATTGGTTGAAATAAATCCTCTTGGCTGGTCCGAACAACAGAAAAATTGTCAACATTGTAATGACCATTAAGTATTTCATTATGATGACTTATTATCTTTTCAGCAGATAGGATTGAAGAATCTGTCGTTGAATGACCATCCTCAACTAAAGTAACATCAAAATGATTCACCGTTGCAGTTCTAACCGCTGTGTCAATACAGTGTTCTGTTTTACATCCCATGATAACAAGATGTTCGATCTCGTTTTCCTTTAAAAAATCCATTAATAGTGTACCATAAAACGCATTTGTAGCTATTTTATCAAATATTTTTGCATTGGTTGGCACTTTTACTGTCTGGTGTATTTGAAAACCCGGACCTTTGCCATCAGCAACATCTTTATCCCTCACAAAGATAATCAAAGCATGTGATTCTAGTGCTTTATTAATAACCAAATTAACATTATCTAACAATGCTTCTTTATTAAGCACATTTTTAGTTTCGTTATTACCATCAACTAATTCTTGTTGGACATCAATAATAAGCAAAGCTTGGTTCAATATAACAACTCCTTTACACTATAATTTATATATATGTTCTCCATATCTTTCTTCATTCTAATAATCATAATATCGCCCCCTTTTATCTTTTGAACCTATTTCGTTACGAACCTAATAAGTAGTATTGTTATATGTTAAGAGAGCAGACACTACTAGATAGGGGTCTAGGTCTTTTAACAAGTTCTCCTTGACAATTAGGACATACATAATTCATTAATTTTGTACACTCCTCACAAAATGTACATTCATGTGTGCAAATAAAAGCCGAAGATTGCTCTTCAATCTTATTATTACATTTCTCACAACATTTCCTCATCTCAAGTCCCATTTTTATTCCTCCAATAACATTTTTTTCATTATATACATAAAATTATAAATATAATATAATTTTGTTTAAATACAAATTATTAGCTATTTCATCCAAAAGACTTAAAAAATTTATTCATTATAAGCGTTTTACTTTAAATAAAAAGGGGATGTTTAGAATAGACCATATTGACCAAAAAATTTTACATATTCTTCAAGAAGATGGACGTATATCTATGACTGAATTAGGAAAAATGGTGAACTTATCAACACCAGCTGTAAAAGAAAGAGTAAAAAAATTAGAGGGTAAAAATATTATTACAGCCTATAGGGCAGTTATAAACCCAGAGAAATTAAATAAGAATGTAACGGCTTTTGTTTTGTTTGAATCAAAAAAATATCAACAATTCAGAAAATTTTGCAAAGAAAATCCTATGGTTTTTGAGTGCCACAGATTAGCCGGACAATATAGTTATTTGGTGAAAATAGTCATTGAATCGGTGCAACATTTAGAAGAATTGGTTCTGGTGCAAAAAAAAATCTCTTAAACTTGGACATACTGATATTACTACTCTACAAAAGGTGTGTGATCAGTATGGAAAAGGAAAATGTATTCAAATGGAAGCATTACCAGCCTGAGATTATCCTTCTTACAGTGAGATGGTACCTACGGTATAATCTCAGCTTTCGTGATTTGGTAGAAATGATGGAGGAACGGGGCTTATCCATTTCTCATACAACGATTATGCGTTGGGTTCATCAGTATGGTCCTGAATTGGACAAACGAATTCGTCGTCACCTCAAGCAAACAAATGACTCGTGGAGAGTCGATGAAACATATATCAAAGTAAAAGGTCAATGGATGTACCTGTACCGTGCTGTCGATTCGAAAGGAAACACAATCGATTTTTATCTAAGTAAATCAAGAGATAAACAAGCAGCCAAGCGCTTTTTCAAGAAAGCCTTGGCTTTTTCATACGTGTCTAAACCTCGTGTGATAACAGTAGATAAGAACCCTGCCTATCCTGTAGCGATGCAAGAGTTGAAAGAAGAGAACCATATGCCTGAAGGCATACAACTAAGGCAAGTTAGATATCTT is a window from the Bacillus sp. DX3.1 genome containing:
- a CDS encoding MFS transporter, with the protein product MINTRIPVPIKILLTAVLFMNTGSFMIMPFLALHLTNDLHFSSWEVGTILTTILVSQRGLPVFTGFIGDRVSHTVNVILGVMVRALGFGAFVFANSFWSVAIAAFLIGFGGALFDPSVTAFFTSQKEKVRKKIFTYFNQMLNTGVIIGPLVGALLVKFDPVYPFTIAGIAMLVLSFILFIYRSRYPRTIKDNQKVLLSLKAAISNKLFILFICIMPLFWIMFAQLNISFPIKAYDLSGDKQLVSSIFIINGFSGLLLMFFLRKLFINQDPMIMVKLGVLIMGVAIGMIPLMSSIYWMLFCIFLYTLGETLVLPGAEMTVAQFSANKPAGLFFGMFQACWAFGGSLGNYLGAWLNKFNHISWCWLIFLVIGVLASILFNMIHRSMKEKTEFAEKQNISSLT
- a CDS encoding isochorismatase family protein yields the protein MNQALLIIDVQQELVDGNNETKNVLNKEALLDNVNLVINKALESHALIIFVRDKDVADGKGPGFQIHQTVKVPTNAKIFDKIATNAFYGTLLMDFLKENEIEHLVIMGCKTEHCIDTAVRTATVNHFDVTLVEDGHSTTDSSILSAEKIISHHNEILNGHYNVDNFSVVRTSQEDLFQPIHNNYR
- a CDS encoding DUF1272 domain-containing protein, producing the protein MGLEMRKCCEKCNNKIEEQSSAFICTHECTFCEECTKLMNYVCPNCQGELVKRPRPLSSSVCSLNI
- a CDS encoding Lrp/AsnC family transcriptional regulator: MDHIDQKILHILQEDGRISMTELGKMVNLSTPAVKERVKKLEGKNIITAYRAVINPEKLNKNVTAFVLFESKKYQQFRKFCKENPMVFECHRLAGQYSYLVKIVIESVQHLEELVLVQKKIS